A genomic region of Christiangramia sp. OXR-203 contains the following coding sequences:
- the lpdA gene encoding dihydrolipoyl dehydrogenase — MSTYDVAVIGSGPGGYVAAIRCAQLGMKTAIIEKYSTLGGTCLNVGCIPSKALLDSSHHFEDAIKHFEDHGIEIPGEVKLNLEKMMDRKSSVVQQTCDGVKFLMDKNKIDVYEGVGSFEDKTHIKIEGEGDAKTIEAKKIIIATGSKPASLPFIKLDKERVITSTEALKLKEVPKHMIVIGGGVIGLELGQVYRRLGAEVTVVEYLDRIIPTMDSALSKELQKVLKKQGIKFHVSTKVKSVERNGDEITIKADDKKDKEIEIKGDYCLVSVGRKPFTNGLNADAAGVDLDDKGRVKVNEHLQTNVDNIYAIGDVVRGAMLAHKAEEEGTMVAELIAGQKPHIDYNLIPGVVYTWPEVASVGKTEEQLKEMGVKYKEGKFPMRALGRSRASGDIDGLIKILADEKTDEVLGVHMIGARTADLIAEAVTAMEFRASAEDIARMSHAHPTYAEAVKEAALAATENRALHI, encoded by the coding sequence GAGTACATATGATGTTGCAGTTATAGGATCGGGACCAGGTGGATACGTTGCTGCGATTCGCTGCGCACAACTTGGGATGAAAACTGCGATCATAGAGAAATATTCCACACTCGGTGGGACCTGTTTAAACGTAGGTTGTATTCCAAGTAAGGCTCTACTTGATTCCTCTCATCACTTTGAGGATGCGATCAAACATTTTGAAGACCATGGTATCGAAATTCCGGGAGAGGTAAAACTTAACCTGGAAAAAATGATGGATAGAAAATCATCTGTTGTTCAGCAAACCTGCGACGGAGTGAAATTTTTGATGGACAAGAACAAGATCGATGTTTATGAAGGTGTAGGTTCTTTTGAGGATAAGACTCACATCAAGATCGAAGGTGAAGGAGATGCCAAAACTATAGAAGCTAAGAAAATCATCATTGCTACAGGTTCTAAGCCGGCAAGTCTTCCTTTTATTAAACTGGATAAGGAAAGGGTGATCACTTCTACGGAAGCGCTTAAACTTAAAGAAGTTCCTAAGCATATGATCGTAATTGGTGGTGGTGTGATCGGGCTTGAACTTGGGCAGGTTTATCGCCGTCTGGGAGCTGAAGTAACTGTTGTTGAATATTTAGATCGCATCATTCCTACTATGGATAGTGCGCTTTCCAAAGAGCTTCAAAAAGTTCTAAAGAAGCAGGGAATCAAATTCCATGTAAGTACCAAAGTGAAGTCTGTGGAGAGAAACGGTGACGAGATCACCATAAAGGCAGATGACAAAAAGGATAAAGAAATCGAGATAAAAGGAGATTACTGCCTTGTTTCTGTAGGTAGAAAACCTTTTACAAATGGTTTGAACGCAGATGCTGCAGGAGTTGATCTTGATGATAAAGGTAGAGTGAAGGTAAACGAGCATTTACAAACCAATGTAGATAATATCTATGCAATTGGAGATGTGGTGCGCGGTGCTATGCTTGCTCATAAAGCTGAAGAAGAAGGAACTATGGTTGCCGAATTGATCGCGGGTCAAAAACCTCATATAGATTATAACCTGATTCCGGGAGTAGTTTACACATGGCCTGAAGTTGCTTCAGTTGGCAAAACTGAAGAGCAATTGAAGGAAATGGGAGTGAAGTATAAGGAAGGTAAATTTCCAATGCGAGCACTAGGACGATCAAGAGCCAGTGGAGATATTGACGGACTTATTAAGATCCTTGCTGATGAAAAGACCGATGAGGTTCTTGGAGTGCACATGATTGGCGCAAGAACTGCAGATCTTATTGCTGAAGCGGTTACAGCTATGGAATTCAGAGCTTCTGCTGAAGATATCGCGCGAATGAGTCATGCTCACCCGACTTATGCCGAAGCTGTTAAGGAAGCTGCTCTTGCCGCTACTGAAAACAGAGCTTTGCATATCTAG
- a CDS encoding DEAD/DEAH box helicase, giving the protein MSFQDLNLNTPLRNALEDLNFQTPTPIQEQAFSSIMSGRDVVGIAQTGTGKTFAYLLPMLRMLKYSEQKNPRILILVPTRELVVQVVEEIEKIAKYINVRISGIYGGVNINTQHQDLMQGQDILVATPRRLYDLVLRRAVQLKSIQKFVIDEVDVMLDLGFKFQVNNILELLPQNRQSIMFSATMTETVEAMIDANFKTPEKISVAVSGTPLENIEQRAYKVPNFNTKANLFKELFTDEDEYKKVLIFTTDKRFADKLYDILNAEFRHQVSMVHTGKSQNYRLNSLQEFAEGRTRIMISTDVMARGLDIENVSHVINLDTPHYPENYMHRIGRTGRAEKKGVAIIFKTEAEAENYEKIETLMDMQIPEHSIPEAVEISTELIEEEKPRSIEIYNPHSDDQEAGPAFHEKKDKNKKVNLGGSYRREIAKKYKKPKTRGDKNANRRWKK; this is encoded by the coding sequence TTGAGCTTTCAGGATCTAAACCTTAACACTCCATTGCGTAATGCACTGGAAGATCTTAATTTCCAGACACCTACTCCAATCCAGGAACAGGCGTTTTCATCGATCATGTCTGGAAGGGATGTTGTTGGGATCGCACAAACGGGTACTGGTAAGACCTTTGCCTATTTGCTTCCAATGTTGAGAATGCTCAAATATTCGGAACAAAAAAACCCCAGGATCTTAATTCTTGTGCCAACACGTGAACTTGTTGTTCAGGTTGTTGAAGAGATAGAAAAGATCGCAAAGTATATTAATGTTCGAATTTCAGGAATCTATGGTGGCGTGAACATTAATACGCAACACCAGGATTTAATGCAGGGACAGGACATCCTGGTAGCAACTCCACGACGATTGTATGATCTTGTGCTGCGCAGAGCTGTTCAGTTAAAATCCATTCAGAAATTCGTGATCGATGAAGTAGATGTGATGCTGGATCTTGGTTTTAAGTTCCAGGTGAATAATATCCTCGAATTGCTTCCGCAGAACAGGCAGAGCATCATGTTTTCGGCAACTATGACCGAAACCGTTGAAGCGATGATCGACGCAAACTTCAAAACTCCCGAGAAAATATCTGTTGCCGTAAGTGGTACACCTCTTGAAAATATAGAGCAGCGAGCTTATAAAGTTCCTAACTTCAACACAAAGGCAAATCTTTTTAAAGAGCTGTTCACCGATGAGGATGAATATAAAAAAGTGCTTATTTTCACGACCGACAAGCGTTTTGCTGATAAACTATACGATATTCTTAATGCCGAATTCAGGCATCAGGTAAGTATGGTTCATACAGGGAAAAGTCAGAATTACCGACTTAACAGTCTGCAGGAATTTGCTGAAGGTCGTACGCGTATCATGATCTCTACAGATGTCATGGCTCGTGGTCTGGATATCGAGAATGTATCACACGTGATCAACCTTGACACTCCGCATTATCCTGAAAACTATATGCACCGTATTGGTCGTACCGGTCGGGCAGAAAAGAAAGGTGTTGCGATCATTTTCAAGACCGAAGCTGAAGCCGAAAATTACGAAAAGATCGAAACCCTGATGGATATGCAAATTCCGGAACATTCGATCCCGGAGGCTGTTGAAATTTCTACAGAATTGATCGAGGAAGAAAAGCCAAGATCCATAGAGATTTATAATCCGCATTCAGATGATCAGGAAGCAGGACCTGCCTTTCACGAGAAAAAGGACAAGAACAAAAAGGTAAATCTTGGAGGTAGTTATCGCCGGGAAATTGCCAAGAAATATAAGAAACCAAAAACCCGTGGTGACAAGAACGCCAACCGGAGATGGAAAAAATAA
- a CDS encoding aldose 1-epimerase family protein, with translation MDKTTHYIENEHLKIGVLETGAELCSILNKKSGREHIWQANPDVWGSHAPNLFPIIGMLKDGEYQFEGATYSLPKHGIIRHNDQIGLKEKTEDQLVFELLYSEETLKMYPFKFTFRIYFILKDKQLEVKHHIVNLDEKPLYFSLGGHPAFNILYSEDEKIEDFSLQFDQKLNLTTEILDENGLLGENSEVILENEQNLQLRPDLFDKDALIFRSIKSKKVDLHSKTEGAILGVEFEDFKDLGIWAKPNAAYVCIEPWLGYTDLADASKNFKEKAGNEVLNVNDDFKASYQIRIY, from the coding sequence ATGGACAAAACCACTCATTATATAGAGAATGAACATCTAAAGATCGGAGTTCTGGAAACTGGCGCCGAGCTTTGCAGTATTCTGAATAAAAAATCTGGAAGAGAACATATCTGGCAGGCAAATCCAGATGTTTGGGGAAGTCATGCGCCTAATCTTTTTCCAATTATTGGAATGCTGAAAGATGGGGAATATCAATTTGAAGGCGCAACTTATAGTTTACCCAAACATGGGATTATTCGGCATAACGACCAGATAGGACTAAAAGAGAAAACTGAAGATCAGCTTGTTTTCGAGCTTCTTTATTCTGAAGAAACTTTGAAGATGTATCCATTTAAATTTACCTTCAGGATCTACTTTATTCTGAAGGATAAGCAATTGGAAGTAAAGCATCATATTGTTAATCTTGATGAAAAGCCTTTATATTTTTCACTTGGAGGTCATCCTGCCTTCAATATTCTCTATTCTGAAGATGAAAAAATTGAGGATTTTTCTCTTCAGTTTGACCAGAAACTAAACCTTACGACAGAGATCCTTGATGAAAACGGTTTACTTGGTGAGAATTCGGAAGTGATACTTGAAAATGAGCAGAACCTTCAGCTTAGACCAGATCTCTTTGATAAAGACGCTTTGATCTTCCGAAGTATCAAATCAAAAAAAGTTGATCTACATAGCAAAACTGAAGGTGCTATTTTGGGAGTTGAATTTGAAGATTTTAAGGACCTTGGGATCTGGGCTAAGCCAAACGCAGCTTATGTTTGCATAGAACCATGGCTTGGCTATACAGATCTTGCAGATGCCAGTAAAAATTTCAAAGAAAAAGCCGGGAATGAGGTGCTGAATGTGAATGATGATTTTAAGGCTAGTTACCAGATTCGCATTTACTAG
- a CDS encoding NAD(P)H-dependent oxidoreductase, with protein sequence MKKILAFAGSNSSTSINQRLLNHITGRIQGHEIKILQLTGFPLPVYDEDIEKESGIPMNAKIIHNHILDHDALIIAVNEHNGTASAFFKNIIDWLSRNQKNFLEGKKILLVSTSPGKRGAKGSLDYWSDIFGRFGGDVIESFSFPSFQDNFEDAKVTNEVLDMGIEDVLTTFAHQIEA encoded by the coding sequence ATGAAAAAGATTCTCGCATTCGCCGGTTCTAACAGTAGTACTTCCATAAATCAAAGACTTCTGAATCATATCACAGGACGTATCCAGGGGCATGAAATTAAAATACTTCAATTAACCGGTTTTCCTTTACCAGTTTATGATGAAGATATCGAAAAGGAATCGGGAATTCCAATGAACGCAAAGATCATTCACAATCATATTCTTGATCACGATGCCCTGATCATTGCCGTGAATGAGCATAATGGGACTGCTTCTGCATTTTTTAAGAATATCATTGACTGGTTATCCCGGAATCAAAAAAACTTTCTTGAAGGGAAAAAGATCCTTTTGGTAAGTACTTCTCCAGGTAAACGCGGAGCCAAAGGTTCTCTGGATTATTGGAGTGATATCTTCGGAAGATTTGGCGGCGATGTGATCGAAAGCTTTAGTTTTCCATCTTTCCAGGATAATTTTGAAGATGCTAAGGTGACAAACGAAGTGCTGGATATGGGAATTGAAGATGTGCTTACTACCTTTGCGCATCAAATCGAAGCTTAA
- the pabB gene encoding aminodeoxychorismate synthase component I — MRTKRSFAVQDMADFKEKLLTWGNSFPDIVWLDSNLDSSENTEFEAVLAVEAFTAIKTDYQNAFDKLKEYQQTTKDWIFGYLSYDLKNDVERLKSSNYDGLQFPDLYFFQPQKLVFLKDNIADFIYLRMVDDEIETDFEELQKLKLKTEKSEGKIVIQSRITKEEYLEKVGGMLEHIHRGDIYEANLCQEFFSENVDLDAFSIYQSLNEISTPPFAAFLRLENINLVSASPERYLRKKGDQLLTQPIKGTARRSADPEEDKEIALNLARDPKEMSENVMIVDLVRNDLSRIAEKGSVKVDELCKVYSFKQVHQMISSVTATIAKGIEPVESLRTSFPMGSMTGAPKISAMKIIEKLESTKRGLYSGAVGYFSPEGDFDFNVVIRSILYNSTNKYLSFSVGGAITAKSNPEKEYEECLLKSRALREVLENL; from the coding sequence TTGAGAACAAAAAGATCTTTTGCCGTACAGGATATGGCAGATTTCAAGGAGAAATTACTCACCTGGGGAAACAGTTTTCCGGATATCGTATGGCTGGATAGTAATCTGGATTCTTCGGAAAATACCGAATTTGAAGCAGTACTTGCTGTAGAAGCATTTACCGCTATCAAAACCGATTATCAAAATGCCTTCGATAAACTGAAGGAATACCAGCAAACTACTAAGGACTGGATTTTTGGTTATTTAAGCTATGACCTAAAAAATGACGTAGAGCGACTAAAATCTTCTAATTACGACGGACTTCAATTTCCGGATCTTTACTTTTTTCAGCCTCAAAAACTAGTATTTTTAAAAGATAATATAGCCGATTTTATATACCTGAGAATGGTAGATGACGAAATTGAAACTGATTTTGAAGAGCTTCAGAAGCTTAAGCTCAAAACTGAAAAATCTGAAGGAAAAATAGTAATACAATCCAGAATTACTAAGGAGGAGTACCTTGAAAAGGTGGGAGGAATGCTGGAGCATATTCATCGCGGAGATATTTATGAAGCGAATTTATGCCAGGAATTCTTCAGTGAAAATGTGGATCTGGATGCATTTTCTATTTACCAAAGTCTTAATGAGATCTCAACACCTCCTTTCGCTGCATTCCTGAGACTTGAAAATATCAATTTGGTTTCGGCTTCTCCGGAGCGATATCTGCGGAAAAAAGGTGATCAATTGCTTACTCAGCCAATTAAAGGAACTGCGAGAAGATCTGCTGATCCTGAGGAGGATAAGGAAATAGCTCTTAATCTGGCGCGGGATCCAAAGGAAATGTCAGAAAACGTTATGATCGTGGATCTTGTTAGAAATGATCTTTCCAGGATCGCTGAAAAAGGTTCAGTAAAAGTGGATGAACTATGTAAAGTTTATTCTTTTAAACAGGTGCATCAAATGATTTCTTCAGTCACCGCTACGATCGCCAAAGGCATTGAACCGGTTGAGTCTTTACGAACCAGTTTCCCCATGGGAAGCATGACCGGAGCACCCAAAATTTCAGCAATGAAAATCATAGAGAAGCTGGAAAGTACTAAACGGGGACTCTATAGCGGCGCCGTGGGTTATTTCTCTCCAGAAGGTGATTTTGATTTCAACGTGGTGATTCGCAGTATTCTTTATAATTCTACAAATAAGTATCTGTCATTTTCAGTAGGAGGAGCAATTACTGCAAAATCGAATCCTGAAAAAGAATATGAAGAATGTCTGTTGAAATCCAGGGCATTACGTGAAGTTCTGGAGAACCTTTAA
- the tilS gene encoding tRNA lysidine(34) synthetase TilS, producing MEKAFKKIIKEEYPFLCTNKLLIAVSGGVDSIVLAHLCKMSKMEFSIAHCNFNLRGEESDADEAFVKELAEKMEVPFFTQSFNTLKFAENAGISIQMAARELRYNWFEELSNSMEFDYTLTAHHANDNLETFLINLIRGTGPEGLQGIKDKHHQLIRPLINFSRSEIEEFANTESLKWREDSSNASDKYMRNRIRHHMVPLMQELNPQLLESFAKTQQHLNESMELVEDYMSLLYPKIISRDVFGYALDIAFLKKVPNSKQVLYQLLKSFGFTEWNDVHDLMDAQTGKMVLSDTHRLIKDRNRLLLTEIQDESINMEYQLEKGEEFVMIPEFGTLHLTEVEKFDKSATYSIFVPIRKLKFPLLIRKWKEGDFFVPFGMKGKKKLSDYFKDEKFSLPQKEQTWLLFSGEDLVWIINQRADNRFSVEKGDREILKISFS from the coding sequence ATGGAAAAAGCCTTCAAAAAGATCATCAAAGAAGAATACCCTTTTCTTTGCACCAATAAGTTGTTGATCGCCGTAAGCGGTGGTGTGGATAGTATTGTTCTGGCACATCTATGTAAGATGTCAAAAATGGAGTTTTCCATCGCACATTGTAATTTCAATCTTAGAGGAGAAGAAAGTGATGCAGATGAAGCATTTGTGAAAGAACTTGCAGAAAAAATGGAAGTCCCATTTTTCACTCAAAGTTTCAATACGCTGAAGTTTGCTGAAAATGCTGGTATCTCTATTCAAATGGCTGCCCGGGAATTGCGTTACAACTGGTTTGAGGAACTTTCAAATTCCATGGAGTTTGATTACACCTTAACTGCACATCATGCGAATGATAATCTTGAGACTTTTTTGATCAATCTAATTCGTGGTACCGGCCCGGAAGGTTTGCAGGGTATAAAAGATAAACATCATCAACTTATAAGACCACTAATCAATTTTTCCAGGTCTGAGATCGAGGAATTTGCCAATACTGAAAGCTTGAAATGGCGGGAGGATTCCAGCAATGCTTCAGATAAATATATGAGAAACCGTATAAGACATCACATGGTGCCACTTATGCAGGAACTTAATCCGCAATTGCTCGAAAGTTTTGCGAAAACTCAGCAACACTTGAACGAAAGCATGGAGCTGGTAGAGGACTATATGAGTCTGCTTTATCCAAAGATCATCAGCCGGGACGTATTTGGATATGCCCTGGATATTGCCTTTTTAAAGAAAGTGCCTAATTCGAAGCAGGTACTTTATCAGCTGCTCAAATCATTTGGATTTACCGAGTGGAACGATGTTCATGATCTTATGGATGCACAGACAGGTAAAATGGTGCTTTCAGATACTCACAGGCTTATTAAGGATAGGAATAGATTATTGCTGACTGAAATTCAGGATGAGTCGATCAACATGGAATATCAACTTGAAAAAGGGGAGGAGTTCGTAATGATCCCTGAATTTGGAACTCTGCATTTGACCGAAGTTGAAAAATTTGACAAGTCCGCAACCTACAGTATTTTTGTTCCTATTCGAAAACTTAAATTTCCTTTGCTGATCAGGAAATGGAAAGAGGGTGATTTCTTTGTTCCCTTCGGAATGAAAGGTAAAAAGAAGCTGAGTGATTATTTTAAAGATGAAAAATTCAGTTTACCACAAAAGGAGCAAACCTGGCTACTGTTTTCCGGAGAAGATCTTGTCTGGATTATCAACCAACGTGCAGATAATCGCTTTTCCGTAGAAAAAGGAGATCGGGAAATCCTTAAAATCAGCTTCAGCTAA
- a CDS encoding CocE/NonD family hydrolase: MKIFNTSLFSVLLLFILNPLSAQNETDYDVKAHYDKMEVDIPMRDGVKLHTTIYTPKDTSSEYPMLMQRTPYSSRPYGEDQFRSKIGPNEIMMKEGNIIVYQDVRGRWMSEGKYDNMRAFIPNKKGKEVDEASDTYDTIEWLINNVENNNGKVGTWGISYPGFYSTYSLLSGHPALKAASPQASIGDFFFDDFHHNGAYLLSYWRATAVFGYQKDTPVDTSWYDFPELKTQDQYQFFMDAGPLSNLDEYYKEDNEFWQQLKEHPNYDEFWQKRGIVQHMKDIKPAVMIVGGLFDAEDLYGPFNIYKSIEENSDNHNMIVFGPWSHGDWARESGRQSVGNVYFGDSISTHFQRDYETEFFNHFLKKKTKDALRLPEAHIYDTGAREWNDYAEWPPKNTMEKTWYLGAKEKLSETTSDHEETFVSDPAKPVSYNNEIKMVFTPREYMSGDQRFAARRPDVLVFETEVLEEDMKMTGPIEAMLKVATTGTSADWVVKLVDVYPEDAENYEETMPHLKMSNYHMMVRSEVMRGRFRNSFENPEAFEPNKKTDVSLTLQGVNHTFKKGHKVQIQIQSTWFPLIDRNPQTYVDNIFEAEEEDFQKQTHTIYGDSAIKFSVLEE, translated from the coding sequence ATGAAAATATTCAATACTTCCCTGTTTTCAGTATTACTTCTATTTATACTGAATCCCTTAAGTGCTCAAAATGAGACAGATTACGATGTCAAAGCCCATTATGATAAAATGGAAGTGGACATTCCCATGCGAGACGGTGTCAAACTCCACACTACGATCTACACTCCAAAAGATACGTCATCTGAATATCCAATGTTGATGCAGCGAACTCCCTATAGTTCCCGGCCTTATGGTGAAGATCAGTTCAGATCCAAAATCGGTCCTAATGAAATTATGATGAAAGAAGGGAATATCATTGTTTACCAGGATGTACGCGGTAGATGGATGAGTGAAGGGAAATATGATAATATGCGTGCATTTATTCCGAATAAAAAAGGGAAAGAGGTAGATGAAGCCAGCGATACTTACGATACGATAGAATGGCTGATCAATAATGTGGAAAATAACAATGGAAAAGTTGGAACCTGGGGAATTTCTTATCCAGGATTTTATAGTACGTATTCACTTTTGAGTGGGCATCCAGCTCTTAAGGCAGCATCTCCTCAAGCAAGCATCGGTGATTTCTTCTTTGATGATTTTCACCATAACGGTGCTTACTTGCTGAGCTACTGGAGAGCTACGGCGGTTTTTGGATATCAGAAAGATACTCCTGTAGATACCAGCTGGTATGACTTTCCAGAATTGAAAACTCAGGATCAATACCAGTTTTTTATGGATGCGGGTCCTTTGAGCAATCTCGATGAATATTATAAAGAAGATAACGAGTTCTGGCAACAATTAAAAGAACATCCAAATTATGATGAGTTCTGGCAAAAACGAGGGATCGTACAGCATATGAAAGATATAAAGCCGGCGGTTATGATCGTGGGCGGACTATTTGATGCGGAAGATCTGTACGGACCTTTCAATATTTACAAAAGCATAGAAGAAAATAGTGATAATCATAATATGATTGTTTTTGGTCCCTGGAGTCATGGTGACTGGGCTAGGGAATCTGGAAGACAATCTGTTGGGAACGTCTATTTTGGTGATAGTATATCCACTCACTTTCAAAGAGATTATGAAACCGAATTTTTTAATCATTTTCTGAAGAAAAAAACTAAGGATGCTTTGAGGTTGCCTGAAGCACATATTTATGATACAGGAGCTCGCGAATGGAACGATTACGCTGAATGGCCGCCGAAGAATACTATGGAAAAAACCTGGTATCTGGGAGCTAAAGAGAAATTATCAGAGACTACTTCAGATCACGAAGAAACATTTGTGAGTGATCCGGCGAAACCAGTTTCTTATAATAATGAGATCAAAATGGTCTTTACTCCAAGGGAATATATGTCTGGAGATCAGCGTTTCGCAGCTAGGAGACCAGACGTTCTGGTATTTGAAACTGAAGTCCTGGAAGAAGACATGAAAATGACCGGACCCATTGAAGCGATGCTGAAAGTGGCGACAACGGGAACTTCAGCAGACTGGGTTGTGAAATTGGTGGATGTTTATCCTGAAGATGCAGAGAACTACGAAGAAACCATGCCTCATCTTAAAATGAGCAATTATCATATGATGGTTCGTAGTGAGGTGATGCGCGGCAGATTCAGAAATAGTTTTGAGAACCCGGAAGCATTTGAGCCTAATAAAAAAACCGATGTAAGTCTTACGTTGCAGGGCGTGAATCATACCTTCAAAAAAGGACATAAAGTACAAATCCAGATTCAGAGTACATGGTTTCCACTCATCGATCGAAATCCACAGACCTATGTTGATAATATCTTTGAAGCTGAAGAGGAAGATTTTCAGAAACAAACACATACGATCTATGGAGATTCAGCCATTAAATTTTCAGTTTTAGAAGAATAA
- a CDS encoding DUF885 domain-containing protein, which produces MKKSVYLLLFGILLSSCGNEKQNSDYSEEEQQNASEEMNAYFAREFEKEVQESPETQTRRGLKTNYDQWDDYSNLKYAEDLEQARERMDYLDQVDVAALDEDTRLSYDLYRRQVQNEIDDYDFRFYNYPIEQMHGLHAELPAFLINMHRIDSIGDARAYIARLEGLEKVMKDVIEQLQLREQNGIIPPKFVFDRTLDASRNIIKGKPFSKSANASALLEDFTTKIDQLNLEDAERTKLVNAAEEALVDHVQPAYQSLIDHLENQQLRATEEAGVWKFPKGEEFYELALKRVTTTNLSAEEIHQIGLSEVARIHSEMEKIMEQTGFEGSLQDFFDFMKNDEQFYFADTEEGKEQYLAEAKQVISTMKTRLPELFNTMPEADIVVKAVEPFREKSAGKAFYQQPALDGSRPGTYYANLYDMKAMPKYEMEALAYHEGIPGHHMQIAIAQELDSIPDFRKFSFYTAYVEGWGLYSEYIPKEIGFYKDPYSDFGRLAMELWRSCRLVVDTGIHAKKWTRQEGIDYYRENTPAAESACVKMVERHIVMPGQATAYKIGMNKILELREKAKTELGEEFDIREFHDVVLTDGALPLTILETKVNNWVQSKK; this is translated from the coding sequence ATGAAAAAATCAGTTTACCTATTACTATTCGGAATTTTGCTAAGCTCATGTGGTAATGAAAAGCAAAATTCAGATTACTCTGAAGAGGAGCAGCAAAACGCTTCCGAAGAAATGAACGCTTACTTTGCGCGTGAGTTTGAAAAAGAAGTTCAGGAATCTCCAGAGACCCAGACCCGAAGAGGGTTGAAGACAAATTATGATCAATGGGATGATTATTCCAATCTCAAATATGCGGAAGATCTTGAGCAGGCGCGCGAACGTATGGATTATCTGGATCAGGTAGATGTAGCGGCTCTGGATGAAGATACCAGGTTGAGCTACGATCTGTATCGCAGGCAGGTTCAAAATGAGATCGATGATTATGATTTCAGGTTCTACAATTATCCTATTGAACAAATGCACGGACTTCATGCAGAACTTCCTGCTTTTTTAATCAATATGCATCGCATAGATTCCATTGGAGACGCCAGGGCTTATATTGCCAGACTGGAAGGACTTGAGAAAGTGATGAAAGATGTGATCGAACAGTTACAGCTTAGAGAGCAGAACGGAATTATTCCGCCTAAATTCGTTTTCGACAGAACACTTGACGCTTCAAGGAATATTATCAAAGGAAAGCCATTTTCGAAGTCGGCTAATGCAAGTGCCTTATTGGAAGACTTCACCACGAAGATCGATCAATTAAATCTGGAAGATGCAGAGCGAACAAAACTGGTCAATGCTGCGGAAGAGGCACTGGTAGATCATGTTCAGCCGGCTTACCAGAGTTTGATAGATCATTTGGAGAATCAGCAGTTGCGCGCTACTGAAGAAGCGGGTGTATGGAAATTCCCAAAAGGGGAGGAGTTTTATGAACTTGCTTTAAAAAGAGTAACTACCACAAATCTTTCCGCAGAAGAAATTCACCAGATAGGATTAAGTGAAGTAGCTCGAATTCATTCAGAAATGGAGAAGATCATGGAACAAACAGGTTTTGAAGGTAGTCTTCAGGATTTCTTTGATTTCATGAAAAACGATGAGCAATTTTATTTTGCAGATACGGAAGAAGGTAAAGAACAATATCTTGCAGAGGCTAAACAGGTCATTAGTACTATGAAAACAAGGCTTCCGGAGTTGTTTAATACCATGCCTGAAGCAGATATCGTTGTAAAAGCGGTAGAACCTTTTAGAGAAAAGAGTGCTGGTAAAGCTTTCTACCAACAACCCGCTTTGGACGGCTCCCGCCCCGGAACTTATTATGCGAATCTTTATGATATGAAAGCGATGCCCAAATACGAAATGGAAGCACTTGCTTACCACGAAGGAATTCCAGGCCATCATATGCAGATCGCTATTGCCCAGGAACTTGATTCTATACCAGATTTTAGAAAATTCAGCTTTTACACTGCTTACGTGGAAGGTTGGGGATTATACAGTGAATATATTCCGAAGGAAATTGGATTCTATAAAGATCCGTATTCAGATTTTGGCCGGCTTGCAATGGAACTATGGAGATCCTGCAGGCTGGTAGTAGATACCGGGATTCATGCAAAAAAATGGACAAGGCAGGAAGGTATAGATTATTATCGTGAAAATACACCAGCCGCTGAGAGTGCCTGCGTTAAAATGGTAGAACGACATATCGTAATGCCAGGGCAGGCGACGGCTTATAAAATTGGGATGAATAAGATCCTGGAACTTAGAGAAAAGGCAAAAACTGAACTGGGAGAAGAGTTTGATATCCGTGAATTTCACGATGTTGTATTAACAGATGGTGCTTTACCGCTTACGATTCTGGAGACTAAAGTGAACAACTGGGTACAGAGCAAAAAATAA